In Eschrichtius robustus isolate mEscRob2 chromosome 11, mEscRob2.pri, whole genome shotgun sequence, the following proteins share a genomic window:
- the LOC137772121 gene encoding LOW QUALITY PROTEIN: olfactory receptor 8B3-like (The sequence of the model RefSeq protein was modified relative to this genomic sequence to represent the inferred CDS: inserted 1 base in 1 codon), which yields MLARNDSLVTEFILXGLTDHPELQQSLFYLFLMIYIVTMVGNLGSIILIGLNSHPHTPVYYLVFILTFIDLCCSSVFTPQMLMNFVFRKNIIFYVGCMTQLFFFLFFVISECYMLTSMACDRYVAICTPLLYKVTMFHKVCLVLSLAAYVVGFTGASAHTGCMLRLTFCNVNIINHYLCDILPLLQLSCTSTYVSEVVVLIVVGINITVPSFTILVSYIFILTSILHIKSAQGRSKAFSTCSSHIIALSLFFGSAAFIYLKYSSPGSMDLKKISSVFYTNVVPMVNPLIYTLRNKDIKVTLRKSLFKNPEENHVLI from the exons ATGCTGGCTAGAAATGACTCCTTAGTGACTGAATTTATTC CTGGATTAACAGACCATCCAGAGCTCCAGCAGTCCCTCTTTTACCTGTTTCTAATGATCTACATTGTCACCATGGTGGGCAACCTGGGCTCGATCATTCTTATTGGTCTAAATTCTCACCCCCACACCCCCGTGTACTATTTAGTCTTCATCCTAACCTTCATTGATCTCTGTTGCTCCTCTGTTTTCACCCCCCAGATGCTGATGAACTTTGTATTCAGGAAGAATATCatcttctatgttgggtgcatgactcagctgtttttctttctcttttttgtcatCTCTGAGTGCTATATGTTGACCTCAATGGCCTGTGATCGCTATGTGGCCATCTGTACTCCATTGCTGTATAAGGTCACCATGTTCCATAAGGTCTGTTTGGTGCTATCTTTGGCTGCATATGTGGTGGGGTTTACTGGAGCCTCTGCCCACACAGGGTGCATGCTTAGACTAACCTTCTGCAATGTTAATATAATCAACCATTACTTGTGTGACATCCTCCCACTCCTCCAACTCTCTTGTACCAGCACTTATGTCAGTGAGGTGGTAGTTCTCATTGTTGTGGGTATTAATATCACAGTACCCAGTTTCACCATCCTAGTTTCTTACATCTTCATCCTTACTAGCATTCTTCATATCAAATCTGCTCAGGGAAGATCGAAAGCCTTCAGCACCTGTAGCTCCCACATCattgctctttctcttttttttggttcAGCAGCATTCATATACCTTAAATATTCTTCTCCTGGATCTATGGACCtgaaaaaaatttcttctgttttctataCTAATGTGGTGCCCATGGTCAATCCTTTGATTTACACTTTGAGAAACAAGGATATCAAAGTTACACTGAGGAAATCCCTGTTTAAAAATCCAGAGGAGAACCATGTTCTAATTTGA